acaaaagacacagtgaatacacacctacagacacacagctacagacacacacctggaccagtgtgcttcacctctggagacaaaagacacagtgaatacacacctacagacacacacctacagacacacagctacagacccACACCTGGACCAGTGTGCCTACagacacctacagacacacagctacagacacacacctacagacacacatctacagacacacagctacagacacacacctacacacctacCAGTGTGCTTCATCtctggagacaaaagacacagtgaatacacacctacagacacacacctacagacacacatctacagacacacagctacagacacacacctacacacctacCAGTGTGCTTCATCtctggagacaaaagacacagtgaatacacacctacagacacacacctacagacacacagctacagacacacacctacagacacacacctacagacacacacacctacagacacactcctacaaacacacacctacatacacacacctacagacacacacacctacagacacacacctacagacacacacctacaaacacacacctacagacacacctacagatacacacatacagacacacacctacagacacacctacagacacacctACAGATACACNNNNNNNNNNNNNNNNNNNNNNNNNNNNNNNNNNNNNNNNNNNNNNNNNNNNNNNNNNNNNNNNNNNNNNNNNNNNNNNNNNNNNNNNNNNNNNNNNNNNNNNNNNNNNNNNNNNNNNNNNNNNNNNNNNNNNNNNNNNNNNNNNNNNNNNNNNNNNNNNNNNNNNNNNNNNNNNNNNNNNNNNNNNNNNNNNNNNNNNNagagagaggcagagagagagagagagacagagagagagacagagagagagagagagagagacagagagagagagaggcagagagacagagagagagacagagagagagagagagacagagagagagacagagagagagagagagacagagagacaggcagagagagagagacagagagagagacagagagagagacagaaagagagagagagagagcgagagagagacagagagagagacagagagacagagacagagagacagagagacagagagagagagagagagacagaaagagagagagagagaggagagaactTAGTTTGTGCCATGTGGTTCatgtgttttacctgtctgtctgaaggtgtgttttacctgtctgtctgtaggtgtgttttatctgtctgtaggtgtgttttacctgtctgtctgaaggtgtgttttacctgtctgtctgaaggtgtgttttacctgtccgtctgtaggtgtgttttacctgtctgtctgaaggtgtgttttacctgtctgtctgaaggtgagttttacctgtctgtctgatggtgtgttttacctgtctgtaggtgtgttttacctgtctgtgggtgtgttttacctgtctgtctgtctgtaggtgtgttttacctgtctgtgggtgtgttttacctgtctgtctgaaggtgtgttttacctgcctgtctgtctgtaggtgtgttttacctgtctgtgggtgtgttttacctgtctgtgggtgtgttttacctgtctgtaggtgtgttttacctgtctgtgggggtgttttacctgtctgtaggtgtgttttACCCGTCTGTGGGTTTGTTTTACCCGTCTGTCTGAAGGTGTGTTTtacctgcctgtctgtctgtaggtgtgttttacctgtctgtgggtgtgttttacctgtctgtctgtctataggtgtgttttacctgtctgtgggtgtgttttacctgtctgtaggtgtgttttacctgtctgtgggtgtgttttacctgtctgtaggtgtgttttacctgtctgtctgtacatgtgttttacctgtctgtctgtgggtgtgtttttcctgtctgtctgtctgtaggtgtgttttacctgtctgtgggtatgttttacctgtctgtctgtaggtatgttttacctgtctgtgggtgtgttttacCCGTCTGTGGGTTTGTTTTACCCGTCTGTCTGAAGGTGTGTTTtacctgcctgtctgtctgtaggtgtgttttacctgtctgtgggtgtgttttacctgtctgtctgtctataggtgtgttttacctgtctgtgggtgtgttttacctgtctgtAGGTGTGCTTTacctgtctgtgggtgtgttttacctgtctgtaggtgtgttttacctgtctgtctgtacgtgtgttttacctgtctgtctgtgggtgtgttttacctgtctgtctgtctgtaggtgtgttttacctgtctgtgggtgtgttttacctgtctgtaggtgtgttttacctgtctgtctgtacgtgtgttttacctgtctgtctgtgggtgtgttttacctgtctgtctgtctgtaggtgtgttttacctgtctgtgggtgtgttttacctgtctgtctgtctgtgggtgtgttttatctgtctgtctgaaggtgtgttttgcctgtctgtctgtctgtgggtgtgttttacctgtctgtctgaaggtgtgttttacctgtctgtctgtctgtgggtgtgttttatctgtctgtctgaaggCGTGTtttgcctgtctgtctgtctgtgggtgtgttttatctgtctgtctgaaggCGTGTtttgcctgtctgtctgtctgtgggtgtgttttacctgtctgtctgtctgtgggtgtgttttacctgtctgtgggtgtgtttacctgtctgtaggtgtgttttacctgtctgtctgtacgtgtgttttacctgtctgtctgtgggtgtgttttacctgtctgtctgtctgtaggtgtgttttacctgtctgtgggtgtgttttacctgtctgtaggtgtgttttacctgtctgtctgtatgtgtgttttacctgtctgtctgtgggtgtgtttacctgtctgtaggtgtgttttacctgtctgtctgtacgtgtgttttacctgtctgtctgtgggtgtgttttacctgtctgtctgtctgtaggtgtgttttacctgtctgtgggtgtgttttacctgtctgtaggtgtgttttacctgtctgtctgtatgtgtgttttacctgtctgtctgtgggtgtgttttacctgtctgtctgtctgtaggtgtgttttacctgtctgtgggtgtgttttacctgtctgtctgtaggtatgttttacctgtctgtgggtgtgttttacctgtctgtctgtgggtgtgttttacctgtctgcCTGAAGGCGTGTTTTACCTGTCTGTAGGTGTGCAGCAGTTGGCGTGTCAGAGTGTGGAACCTCCAATCAGATTGGACGTGAAGGGTGGAGTCAGTGTGGAGCTGCACTTGGCTCCGCCCAGAAACTCCAGCACTAATGAAAACACTGTGATCCTGCAGGATGGAAACATGGACCAATCAACTGTCAGGATTCTGATGCAGCTGTAACAAATATGCTGCCTAtccacagtgacatcatcacaggtGGTCTTACCTGTGTGTTTGGGGCGATGAGTCTGTAGAAACATCGgggatgaaggagaggaaacCAGCGAGCAGACGCACCTGAGAACACCAGCACCACCTGCACACAGGTAACTGTTGAATCACTGAACACAGGTGCATTATGGGATGAAACAGCTGATGAGGTGTGTGGTAGTTCTCACCTTGTCCTCCCTCTCTGCGTCTGCCTCGCTGTCTATCATTGGTCCGTTCTTTGGGTCCCTCCCCCAGCTGGTCACAggaccaatcacagcagctCTGACAGAGAAGCAAGGTGTCAACCCCGCCTCCCCACTCTTTAACTCCACCCCCATGTTCCTCCAGGCCACTCCCTCCTTTTGCTCCACCCTTATCACCATAGAGACACAGGGTCGTGAGCTGTTGCCCGTTGTCATAGTTacagaggtggaggcagagtgGGAGTGGTCTGCTGCTtcgtctcttcttctcttcttccctGTTAccccatcctcctcttcttcttctactgtctgtttcctcatcatgatgtcatgtgctgactcctcccctctctgtcgcaggtgtgtttccatggcaacagacGGACTCAGGATGTGAAGGTGATCCAGAGAAAACTGCAGGTACCCtctgccagacacacacacacacacacacacacacacacacagttaaagtctacatttacagaaaacaacctgtgtgtgtctgagtacctctgtgtgtgtgtgtgtgtgtgtgtgtgtgtgtgtgtgtgtgtgtgtgtgtgtgtgtggttatgtgtgtgtgtgtgtgtcttgagtACCTGTAGTGTCTGTGAGTGATAAACTTGTCCTGGTCCAGGTGTTGGTAGGAGGGGAATTCTGATTGGATGAATCTCTCTGTTACCATGGTGAACTGATTGACACACACAAGACtacctgtaacacacacacacacacacacacacacacacacacacacacacacacacacacacacacacacacacacacacacacacacacacacacacacacacacacacacacacacacacacacacacacacacacacacacacacgtcaatGATCGGTCATATCCGAGCTAGTTTaatgcgtgtgcgtgtgtgtgtgtgtgtgtgttttacctaTCCAGGCCGTGTTAAACACCGCTGTCTGACGCCCCTCCTCTTCCTGGCTGGCTTCAGTGACAACACAAGCCACGCcccctgtcctgtctctgagcTGCAGACTGTGTTCAGACTGCTGTGATGGAAGCTCTAACACACCCaccaccagcagggggcgctgcctgtcagacaacacagagggTTAAAGCCTAATGAgtatcaaaaacacacactgtagaTACAACATGTTTCAGTGGTTCTTATTATTACAGCTGATCAGTGTGTTTATACAGTCAGACACACGATTACATTACATGTTTACAGAGTGATTCAAAGACACATGAAGATCAGGGGAAATAACTAGACTCTAGCTTTGGGCTCTTAGCTAACAGGATAAGGCAGAGCTGTCACTTAAAAATCACTGAGGACACCACATGTTCTGCCAGGTCATTGGTCATGGTTTACCTGAGCTCGTCTCCACTCTGGTGGCTTTTCtgggggtcagaggtcaggctcCTGCAAGACCAGGCCAGTGTCGAGTTAATCTGAGAGCTAGACAAACTTGATCCACCGGGGGGCAGCAGTGAgctcagagacacagaagacCAGCACTCTGACTGAAGGGACTGACAGAGCTCCGATACACTGATGTACTGGTGCACTGAAGGGtcaacactgtactgtagagagacagagacactgcagGGTCAACACTGCactgtagagagacagagacactgcagggtcaacactgtactgtagagagacagagacactgcagGGTCAACGCTGCactgtagagagacagagacactgaagggtcaacactgtactgtagagagacagagacactgcagggtcaacactgtactgtagagagacagagacactgcagGGTCAACACTGCactgtagagagacagagacactgcagGGTCAACACTGCactgtagagagacagagacactacAGGGtcaacactgtactgtagagagacagagacactgcagGGTCAACGCTGTactgtagagagacagagacactgcaTGGTCAACACCGTactgtagagagacagagacagagacactgcagggtcaacactgtactgtagagAGGCAGAGACACTACAGGGTCAACACTGTACtgtaaagagacagagacactgcagggtcaacactgtactgtagagAGGCAGAGACACTACAGGGTCAACACTGCactgtagagagacagagacactgaagggtcaacactgtactgtagagagacagagacactgcagggtcaacactgtactgtaaagagacagagacactacAGGGtcaacactgtactgtagagagacagagacactgcagGGTCAACGCTGAACtgtaaagagacagagacactgcagGGTCAACGCTgcactgcagagagacagagacactgcagggtcaacactgtactgtagagagacagagacactgcagGGTCAGCACTGCactgtagagagacagagacactgcagGGTCAACAGTGTactgtagagagacagagacactgcagGGTCAACAGTGTactgtagagagacagagacactgcaggatcaacactgtactgtagagagacagagacactgcagGGTCAACACTGTACtgtgaagagacagagacactgcagGGTCAGCACTGTactgtagagagacagagacactgcagGGTCAACACTGCactgtagagagacagagacactgcagggtcaacactgtactgtagagagacagagacactacAGGGTCAGCACTGTactgtagagagacagagacactgcagggtcaacactgtactgtagagagacagagacactgaaggGTCAACACTGTACtgtgaagagacagagacactgcagGGTCAGCACTGTactgtagagagacagagacactgcagggtcaacactgtactgtagagagacagagacactgcagGGTCAACACATTGTactgcagagacagacaggtgcaTATACCTGTGTCACAGGACAGGTGTGAGACTCGTCTAACATCTCGGAGTAAATGTCCCTCCTTCCTCGGCCTTCTGGTTTCAGTACATCCTCCATCAACTTCCAGGACAACGCGCAGACACATTGCTGCTTCAACACACTGGGAAGGAGACTGGAGACAGCAACATAACAGGTTACCAGAGACTGTAATGAAAAGTGAATGTAGTGACTGAAACTGTCCTGCAGGGGGTTGTGTCTGAACTCACCTGTGTGAGAGCTGTGAGCTCAGGTGACAGGTCCACAGGTACTCCGACACACCCATGTTACTTTCCAGTAGTAACCGCGGTAACACTCCATCTCCAGGGCAACTGGAGTCAGGAATTGACCCCCCCACCATGCTGAAGGAGGTGACCCTGAGGCTGGAGCGAAGACAGgtgcaaagcatgctgggaggaAAATCAGGACAGGGCCGATACAGGAAGTGGATGTGATGGAGCTGCAGGGAGATTATTACTTTATTAGTATGCGCTGTCACAAACGTACCTTTACCTGagctgtgtctcacctgtcctgTGTTTCACCTGTATGTACTGTCTCTCACCTGTACTGTGTTTCACCTGTATgtactgtgtctcacctgtatgtactgtgtctcacctgtatgtgctgtgtctcacctgtatgTGCCGTGTCTCACCTGTATGTGCCGTGTCTCACCTGTATgtactgtgtctcacctgtatgtgctgtgtctcacctgtatgtactgtgtctcacctgtatgtactgtgtctcacctgtatgtgctgtgtctcacctgtatgtgctgtgtctcacctgtactgtgTCTCATCTGTATgtactgtgtctcacctgtactgtgtctcacctgtatgtactgtgtctcacctggatgtactgtgtctcacctggatgtactgtgtctcacctgtatgTACTGTGTCTCATCTGTATgtactgtgtctcacctgtactgtgtctcacctgtactgtgtctcacctgtatgtactgtgtctcacctggatgtactgtgtctcacctggatgtactgtgtctcacctgtatgtgctgtgtctcacctgtatgtactgtgtctcacctgtatgtgctgtgtctcacctgtatgtactgtgtctcacctgtactgtgtctgacctgtatgtactgtgtctcacctgtactgtgtctcacctgtatgtgctgtgtctcacctgtatgtgctgtgtctcacctgtactgtgtctgacctgtatgtactgtgtctcacctgtactgtgtctcacctgtatgtactgtgtctcacctgtactgtgtctcacctgtgctGTGTCTCACTTGTATGtgctgtgtctcacctgtactgtgtctcacctgtatttactgtctctcacctgtactgtgtctcacctgtatgtgctgtgtctcacctgtactgtgtctcacctgtattTACTGTGTCTCACCTCtactgtgtctcacctgtatgtactgtgtctcacctgtactgtgtctcacctgtatttactgtgtctcacctgtactgtgTCTAACCTGTATGTACTGTGTCTCATCTGTactgtgtctgacctgtatttactgtgtctcacctgtactgtgtctcacctgtatttactgtctctcacctgtactgtgtctcacctgtatgtactgtgtctcacctgtatttactgtgtctcacctgtactgtgTCTAACCTGTATgtactgtgtctcacctgtactgtgtctcacctgtgctgtgtctcacctgtatgTGCTGTGTCTCACGTGTATGtgctgtgtctcacctgtgctGTGTCTCACCTCCACAGAGTCTCCTGCTCTTAGTTTCCTCCTCAGATTTGGCTGATAGGCCAGGCAGAGGCCAACCTTGCCGTCAACCACAtaaagccccgccccctcactCACCACTTTAGTCACAGTGCCCTATCAGAAGAGAGGGGTGTGGCTTACTAAAAAAGTAACTTCAACAggtaacattttaaaaggacTCTCAATAATTTACCTGGTAACTGATGACTCTGGACTGTTTCATCCTGACGCCTGATTGGAGGATGTGCCTCTCAGGCTCCGCCTCCTCACAGCTTTCATGAACGTCCTCATCGTGTGACATCATCCATGGTGTTGACGTGTCCAACTgcgtgtcagagtgtgtgtgttctcgtgtgtgtgtgtagtttgtgtgaaTTTCAGACTGTTCAGTCGCACACAGGATGTTGTTTCCACTCCAGCCTCgtaggacacacacacgcagcgccgtcacacacacactctgaccaacacacacacactgagtccaCCACAGCTTGCTGctgtcctgcagagagacagacagtgagacagacagacagacaggcaggcaggcaggcaggcagacagacagacagacagacagacagacagacagacagacagatagacagacagacagacagacagacagacagacagacagacagacaaagaaacagacagacagcaagacaAGTGTGAGCACAGACGGCACAGGAGAGGAGGTCTTAAAATAAGACATAAAACGTTAACTTTCTCATAAGAATGTTAGAAGACTCGACAAAgagcaggaagtgacatcacacacaccttGACGAGCACAGGTAGACTGTGAGAGTCGTCCGTCAGCGAGAAGCAGAAGAACGTTGTTCCTGAAaccaccagcagagggcagagtGAGCCCACCGTACCCCAGACTGACACACGCTGTCCACGAGtcctgagagacagacaggcaggaaaagagagagagacaggtagagatacagacagacaggtatagaaagagagacagacaggtagttGTGTGGTGGTCTCTCTCTGGTCCACATGCTCACAGCCTCACAtcagaggtcaggtgactcaCCTGTTCTGGAGTGCGTCTGCAGCCTGTCTCACTCCAACTACTCCTCTAAGCTCCGCCCCTTCACCAGGACCAACAGCCAATCCCAGCTCAGGACCAGGACACAGCAGAACGGGAGAACCAATCAGCTCCACACAGCCTCCAGCTTCTTCTGTGTCCCGCCCCGAGGCATTGTGGGGGATGTAGTTCCAGTGAGGGAGGAAGACAGGACGATTCAgccacagaggagaggaagacaggcactgaggagagacagacaggtgaacaaaaacatgacaactCGTGATGTAAACGTCCAACTCATCACACCTTCCCACCTCACCTCACACCTGACTCTGCCGCTGCGGTCTGTCAGCATCCAGGCTCcgcccctctcctctctcaagTAGCCAATCAGCAGCAGGTTGACCCGCGGCAGAGTCTTGTAACCAGGAACTGCGAGCTCTGCCTCCTTCTCCCACGCTCGCTGCTGATTGGTGCTCCAGGACAGGTTACTGACGCAGGCCAGGTGCTGTTTGGAGAGCAGCTCGGAGACAGAGACCAGCCTGGTGAcggacaggggggggggggtcaaaggtcaaatcaaggacacataaacataaattaTAATCAATACATAATAAAGGATGATAATCAGTATCTGAGGACACACCTGTAGCTCACAGGTAAGGTGTGTGTGGCCGCCATGTTCTCCTGTATGCtcttcagcacacacacactcagctgatctgaacacacactccctcctgcAACACATCAAGTTCAAACATCCCGTGATCGTTTAATCCTGATTTCTATAAAGTCTGATCTTTATGATTCACCTCACAGGTGCACACAGGTCTCTGGAGACTGATTGGCTGACCCACctgagggggcggggccagagAGTAGAGGATGTAGGTGTTCAGTGATGAAGGTGAAGATCTCCTTTAACCAGACGGACTCCTGCAAGAAGATTAGTATaatttaatctctttttttaattagtgACACGTAAAAGACGCAGAGAAAGGCGAGATACACGTGTCTATCATCAAGTCCGACAACCGCCACGCCACGCCCCGCCTCCAAACTACCTAACGAGTCCCACCACGACCAAACCAACCAACCCCAAAATCCAAACTGacgctgcattcaggtgctcctcggatggtCCCAATTGACGTCAAGTTTGCAAGTCGGGCAGCACATTGTGCATTTTCTCTATTAAACTGGTGATGCTTAGCAAGagttcatgacatcacaaagggcagtagcccctcccccaggtgggtgacactcccacagctaggtgtttgttctgccctctgagtctgccttctcaccgtaaacaataggacatggagcgagaaagaccgagtacacccaagcccttccagagagggggcgtggtcagacacagctcatttacatatttaaaggtacagacacagaaacagcctgttctgagcagggctgaaatagaggggtttatagacatgatcaaatacaggatcagagtggatttagaacaagaaacgaggagctctgacacttacttacactgaagaagaagaggaggatatgtcacctttaacaatcttgcaccccctccccttagCGAGTGTGGCGCTGGCCAAATCCAGCTGGCAGAGCCGTTGGGACTGGACTAGACTCGAGCATCCACTATGTTGTGACTGAGCTCTACAGGTCAGGAGGACGACATCTGGTCGATTACAGCGGTCAGGAAGGGGAACTTGCATTACTGTTTATCATGTCTGTTCATATTCATTGTTATATGTATTGTTTTGTGAAGTGTTATGTCCACTCAAAGGGACATTTATTCTGTTCTTTTACATAATTAActtgttgtgtattttgtgtctacctgcagggacaacagatgcaaccccctttaaaaataaacaataaaatgtataatttaaacctttaaatattGACTGTAAGCTATGATAATCTACTAAAGCTCTATTAAT
This portion of the Labrus bergylta chromosome 22, fLabBer1.1, whole genome shotgun sequence genome encodes:
- the ctc1 gene encoding CST complex subunit CTC1, translating into MDSVQRFLDQLKPGGEAESVWLKEIFTFITEHLHPLLSGPAPSGGSVCSDQLSVCVLKSIQENMAATHTLPVSYRLVSVSELLSKQHLACVSNLSWSTNQQRAWEKEAELAVPGYKTLPRVNLLLIGYLREERGGAWMLTDRSGRVRCECLSSSPLWLNRPVFLPHWNYIPHNASGRDTEEAGGCVELIGSPVLLCPGPELGLAVGPGEGAELRGVVGVRQAADALQNRTRGQRVSVWGTVGSLCPLLVVSGTTFFCFSLTDDSHSLPVLVKDSSKLWWTQCVCVGQSVCVTALRVCVLRGWSGNNILCATEQSEIHTNYTHTREHTHSDTQLDTSTPWMMSHDEDVHESCEEAEPERHILQSGVRMKQSRVISYQGTVTKVVSEGAGLYVVDGKVGLCLAYQPNLRRKLRAGDSVELHHIHFLYRPCPDFPPSMLCTCLRSSLRVTSFSMVGGSIPDSSCPGDGVLPRLLLESNMGVSEYLWTCHLSSQLSHSLLPSVLKQQCVCALSWKLMEDVLKPEGRGRRDIYSEMLDESHTCPVTQYSVDPSVHQYISVSELCQSLQSECWSSVSLSSLLPPGGSSLSSSQINSTLAWSCRSLTSDPQKSHQSGDELRQRPLLVVGVLELPSQQSEHSLQLRDRTGGVACVVTEASQEEEGRQTAVFNTAWIGSLVCVNQFTMVTERFIQSEFPSYQHLDQDKFITHRHYRGYLQFSLDHLHILSPSVAMETHLRQRGEESAHDIMMRKQTVEEEEEDGVTGKKRRRDEAADHSHSASTSVTMTTGNSSRPCVSMVIRVEQKEGVAWRNMGVELKSGEAGLTPCFSVRAAVIGPVTSWGRDPKNGPMIDSEADAEREDKVVLVFSGASARWFPLLHPRCFYRLIAPNTQDHSVFISAGVSGRSQVQLHTDSTLHVQSDWRFHTLTRQLLHTYRQVKHAFRQTGKTHPQTDR